A genomic region of Apteryx mantelli isolate bAptMan1 chromosome 12, bAptMan1.hap1, whole genome shotgun sequence contains the following coding sequences:
- the UBA7 gene encoding ubiquitin-like modifier-activating enzyme 7 isoform X1 — protein MAGAEPGAADEGLYSRQLYVLGRGAMERLAGATVLVVGLRGLGAEVAKALVLAGARSVTLHDVAAAGPADRASQFFLTDSDMGQNRAVASQRHLAELNSHVLVTAHTGELSESFLASFQTQPLAQVVVLTDSPLEEQLRIGDFCHGRSICFIVADVKGLAGQLFCDFGDHFVVHDPTDTNPVCASVQHISQGNPGIVTYASGEEGRGHLFCDGDMVTFSGVEGMTELNGREPCPVHVLDAFHLEIGDTSSFSPYRCGGLVWQVHLPQEHSYHSGHCLQEPLRKALVKPKIQVTNPEDLPRSRSLHMAFQALHAFRKEQGRLPLPRAQGDAERVLELARSLDEQQGPLDEDVVRAFASVSMGDLGPMAAFIGGLAAQEVLKAASGKFLPLDQWLYFDALECLALEGAAQLTEEDCAPRGSRYDGQIAVFGADFQERLGHQKYFVVGAGAIGCELLKNFAMMGLAAGTGGDITVTDMDTIARSNLHRQFLFRSADISKPKSEVAAAAVRCMNPDITVMAHQNQVGPATELVYGADFFKQLDGVASALDNLETRAYLESRCLRYLKPLVDSGMEGTQGNVLAMVPHLTKALGPASDPVDKTFPLCTLRHFPRTIEHTLQWARDEFEGLFRLPAENVNRFLADPTFLEHLEAPKALEVLEQVWRSLRERPRDWQDCVHWARQHWQSCYHNSISQLLLTFPPEHEISPGVTFWSGDRRCPHPLTFDPDNDTHMAYVMAAAHLFAQTHKVLAYGDRATAQESLRNLVLPPFTPQEGLQIHITEERQEVQETVDQRRLAELSQELARWRRELVEAEEMQIPVMEPIHFEKDNNFHVDFVTAASNLRAENYGIPCADWLTSKRIVGRIVPAIVTTTMAVAGLACLEIYKLVWGCKDRSCYRNSNLCLSDSLLFRMQPLPPPTYRYGQKEWSCWDRLEVQGIGADGQEMTVQELLDWLQRVHGLAVAMLLHGYTVLYDREQDEETRAQQQAQRLSESLEGAGEPRPRELELQYVCEGEEDQDEDTCPPLLCYLP, from the exons atggcgggcgcggagccgggcgccgccgaTGAGGGGCTGTACTCCCGGCAGCT CTACGTGCTGGGCCGCGGCGCCATGGAGCGGCTGGCAGGCGCCACCGTGCTGGTGGTGGGGCTGCGGGGCCTGGGGGCCGAGGTGGCCaaggccctggtgctggccggcgcCCGCTCCGTTACCCTGCACGACGTCGCCGCGGCTGGCCCCGCTGACCGGGCCTCGCAG TTCTTCCTCACGGATAGCGACATGGGCCAGAACCGGGCTGTGGCATCCCAGCGGCACCTCGCAGAGCTGAACTCCCATGTGTTGGTGACAGCCCACACAGGGGAGCTGTCGGAGAGCTTCCTCGCCTCCTTCCAG ACGCAGCCCTTGGCACAGGTTGTGGTGCTGACTGACTCCCCACTGGAGGAACAACTCCGCATCGGTGACTTCTGCCATGGCCGGAGCATCTGCTTCATCGTGGCTGATGTGAAGGGGCTGGCAGG GCAGCTATTTTGTGATTTTGGGGATCACTTTGTTGTTCATGACCCAACAGACACCAACCCGGTTTGTGCCTCCGTGCAGCACATCTCCCAG GGCAACCCAGGAATTGTGACGTATGCGTCAGGAGAAGAGGGCCGTGGCCACCTTTTCTGTGATGGTGACATGGTGACCTTCTCAGGCGTGGAGGGCATGACTGAGCTGAATGGCCGGGAGCCCTGCCCTGTTCATGTGCTGG atgccttccacctggagatTGGTGACACAAGCTCGTTCTCGCCGTACCGCTGTGGGGGCCTAGTTTGGCAGGTGCATCTGCCCCAAGAGCACTCATAT CACTCGGGACACTGCCTGCAGGAGCCCCTGCGCAAGGCCCTGGTGAAGCCAAAGATTCAAGTGACAAATCCCGAAGACCTACCACGCAGCCGCAGCCTGCACATGGCTTTCCAGGCCCTGCATGCTTTCCGCAAGGAGCAGGGGCGCCTACCTCTGCCCAGGGCGCAG GGGGATGCTGAGCGGGTGCTGGAGCTGGCACGGAGCCTGGATGAGCAGCAAGGTCCCTTGGACGAGGATGTCGTGCGAGCCTTCGCTAGCGTGAGCATGGGGGACCTGGGTCCCATGGCTGCCTTCATTGGGGGCCTggcagcccaggaggtgctgaag GCTGCCTCGGGGAAATTCCTGCCGCTGGATCAATGGCTCTACTTCGATGCCTTGGAGTGCCTGGCCTTAGAGGGGGCTGCACAGCTGACAGAGGAGGACTGCGCCCCG AGGGGTTCTCGCTATGATGGCCAGATCGCTGTGTttggggctgacttccaggagagGCTGGGCCACCAGAAATACTTTGTG GTGGGAGCTGGTGCCATTGGCTGTGAGCTGCTGAAAAACTTTGCCATGATGGGGTTGGCTGCAGGGACAGGTGGGGACATCACGGTGACCGACATGGACACAATCGCACGTTCCAACCTCCATCGGCAGTTCCTCTTCCGCTCAGCAGATATATCG AAGCCGAAGTCAGAGGTAGCAGCTGCAGCTGTGAGATGCATGAACCCCGACATCACGGTGATGGCGCACCAGAACCAGGTGGGGCCTGCCACAGAGCTGGTCTATGGGGCTGACTTCTTCAAGCAGCTGGATGGTGTTGCCAGTGCCCTGGACAACCTGGAGACTC GTGCCTACTTGGAGAGCCGCTGCCTCCGCTACCTCAAGCCACTGGTGGACTCAGGCATGGAGGGCACACAGGGGAACGTGCTTGCCATGGTGCCCCACCTGACTAAGGCACTGGGGCCtgccagtgaccctgtggacaaGACCTTCCCCCTTTGCACCCTGCGACACTTCCCCCGGACCATTGAGCACACGCTGCAG TGGGCCCGTGATGAGTTTGAGGGGCTCttcaggctgcctgcagagaATGTCAACCGGTTCCTGGC AGACCCAACTTTTCTGGAGCACCTGGAGGCACCAAAGGCTCTGGAGGTCCTGGAGCAAGTGTGGAGGAGCTTGCGGGAGAGGCCGCGGGACTGGCAGGACTGTGTGCACTGGGCCCGCCAGCATTGGCAGAGCTGCTACCACAACTCCATCTCCCAGCTGCTGCTCACCTTCCCCCCAGAGCAT GAAATCAGCCCAGGTGTCACTTTCTGGTCGGGGGACAGGAGGTGCCCCCATCCACTGACGTTTGACCCTGATAAT gacaccCACATGGCTTATGTCATGGCTGCCGCCCATCTCTTTGCTCAGACGCACAAGGTTTTGGCTTATGGTGACAGGGCAACTGCTCAGGAGAGCCTCCGCAACCTGGTCCTACCACCCTTCACACCCCAGGAGGGGCTCCAGATCCACATCACAGAGGAAAGGCAGGAGGTCCAGGAGACTGTGG ACCAAAGGCGGCTGGCGGAGCTCAGCCAGGAGCTGGCACGGTGGAGACGGGAGCTGGTAGAGGCTGAGGAGATGCAAATACCCGTCATGGAGCCCATCCACTTTGAGAAG GACAACAACTTCCATGTGGACTTTGTCACAGCCGCGTCCAACCTGCGTGCAGAGAACTACGGCATCCCCTGTGCCGACTGGCTCACG AGCAAGCGGATCGTCGGACGAATTGTGCCCGCCATTGTCACTACCACGATGGCCGTGGCCGGCCTGGCGTGCCTGGAGATCTACAAGCTGGTGTGGGGCTGCAAGGACCGCAGCTGCTACCGCAACAGCAACCTGTGTCTCTCTGACTCCCTGCTGTTCCGCATGCagcccctgccaccccccacctacAGG TATGGCCAGAAGGAGTGGAGCTGCTGGGACCGCCTGGAGGTGCAGGGGATCGGTGCCGATGGGCAGGAGATGACCGTGCAGGAGCTCCTGGACTGGCTGCAG AGAGTGCACGGACTGGCTGTGGCCATGCTCCTGCACGGCTACACCGTGCTCTACGACAGGGAGCAGGACGAGGAGACGCGggcccagcagcaggcacagag GCTGTCAGAGAGCCTGGAGGGTGCTggggagccgcggccccgggagCTGGAGCTGCAATATGTGTGTGAGGGAGAAGAGGATCAGGACGAGGACACCTGCCCCCCGCTCCTCTGCTACCTGCCCTGA
- the UBA7 gene encoding ubiquitin-like modifier-activating enzyme 7 isoform X3, with protein sequence MAGAEPGAADEGLYSRQLYVLGRGAMERLAGATVLVVGLRGLGAEVAKALVLAGARSVTLHDVAAAGPADRASQFFLTDSDMGQNRAVASQRHLAELNSHVLVTAHTGELSESFLASFQTQPLAQVVVLTDSPLEEQLRIGDFCHGRSICFIVADVKGLAGQLFCDFGDHFVVHDPTDTNPVCASVQHISQGNPGIVTYASGEEGRGHLFCDGDMVTFSGVEGMTELNGREPCPVHVLDAFHLEIGDTSSFSPYRCGGLVWQVHLPQEHSYEPLRKALVKPKIQVTNPEDLPRSRSLHMAFQALHAFRKEQGRLPLPRAQGDAERVLELARSLDEQQGPLDEDVVRAFASVSMGDLGPMAAFIGGLAAQEVLKAASGKFLPLDQWLYFDALECLALEGAAQLTEEDCAPRGSRYDGQIAVFGADFQERLGHQKYFVVGAGAIGCELLKNFAMMGLAAGTGGDITVTDMDTIARSNLHRQFLFRSADISKPKSEVAAAAVRCMNPDITVMAHQNQVGPATELVYGADFFKQLDGVASALDNLETRAYLESRCLRYLKPLVDSGMEGTQGNVLAMVPHLTKALGPASDPVDKTFPLCTLRHFPRTIEHTLQWARDEFEGLFRLPAENVNRFLADPTFLEHLEAPKALEVLEQVWRSLRERPRDWQDCVHWARQHWQSCYHNSISQLLLTFPPEHEISPGVTFWSGDRRCPHPLTFDPDNDTHMAYVMAAAHLFAQTHKVLAYGDRATAQESLRNLVLPPFTPQEGLQIHITEERQEVQETVDQRRLAELSQELARWRRELVEAEEMQIPVMEPIHFEKDNNFHVDFVTAASNLRAENYGIPCADWLTSKRIVGRIVPAIVTTTMAVAGLACLEIYKLVWGCKDRSCYRNSNLCLSDSLLFRMQPLPPPTYRYGQKEWSCWDRLEVQGIGADGQEMTVQELLDWLQRVHGLAVAMLLHGYTVLYDREQDEETRAQQQAQRLSESLEGAGEPRPRELELQYVCEGEEDQDEDTCPPLLCYLP encoded by the exons atggcgggcgcggagccgggcgccgccgaTGAGGGGCTGTACTCCCGGCAGCT CTACGTGCTGGGCCGCGGCGCCATGGAGCGGCTGGCAGGCGCCACCGTGCTGGTGGTGGGGCTGCGGGGCCTGGGGGCCGAGGTGGCCaaggccctggtgctggccggcgcCCGCTCCGTTACCCTGCACGACGTCGCCGCGGCTGGCCCCGCTGACCGGGCCTCGCAG TTCTTCCTCACGGATAGCGACATGGGCCAGAACCGGGCTGTGGCATCCCAGCGGCACCTCGCAGAGCTGAACTCCCATGTGTTGGTGACAGCCCACACAGGGGAGCTGTCGGAGAGCTTCCTCGCCTCCTTCCAG ACGCAGCCCTTGGCACAGGTTGTGGTGCTGACTGACTCCCCACTGGAGGAACAACTCCGCATCGGTGACTTCTGCCATGGCCGGAGCATCTGCTTCATCGTGGCTGATGTGAAGGGGCTGGCAGG GCAGCTATTTTGTGATTTTGGGGATCACTTTGTTGTTCATGACCCAACAGACACCAACCCGGTTTGTGCCTCCGTGCAGCACATCTCCCAG GGCAACCCAGGAATTGTGACGTATGCGTCAGGAGAAGAGGGCCGTGGCCACCTTTTCTGTGATGGTGACATGGTGACCTTCTCAGGCGTGGAGGGCATGACTGAGCTGAATGGCCGGGAGCCCTGCCCTGTTCATGTGCTGG atgccttccacctggagatTGGTGACACAAGCTCGTTCTCGCCGTACCGCTGTGGGGGCCTAGTTTGGCAGGTGCATCTGCCCCAAGAGCACTCATAT GAGCCCCTGCGCAAGGCCCTGGTGAAGCCAAAGATTCAAGTGACAAATCCCGAAGACCTACCACGCAGCCGCAGCCTGCACATGGCTTTCCAGGCCCTGCATGCTTTCCGCAAGGAGCAGGGGCGCCTACCTCTGCCCAGGGCGCAG GGGGATGCTGAGCGGGTGCTGGAGCTGGCACGGAGCCTGGATGAGCAGCAAGGTCCCTTGGACGAGGATGTCGTGCGAGCCTTCGCTAGCGTGAGCATGGGGGACCTGGGTCCCATGGCTGCCTTCATTGGGGGCCTggcagcccaggaggtgctgaag GCTGCCTCGGGGAAATTCCTGCCGCTGGATCAATGGCTCTACTTCGATGCCTTGGAGTGCCTGGCCTTAGAGGGGGCTGCACAGCTGACAGAGGAGGACTGCGCCCCG AGGGGTTCTCGCTATGATGGCCAGATCGCTGTGTttggggctgacttccaggagagGCTGGGCCACCAGAAATACTTTGTG GTGGGAGCTGGTGCCATTGGCTGTGAGCTGCTGAAAAACTTTGCCATGATGGGGTTGGCTGCAGGGACAGGTGGGGACATCACGGTGACCGACATGGACACAATCGCACGTTCCAACCTCCATCGGCAGTTCCTCTTCCGCTCAGCAGATATATCG AAGCCGAAGTCAGAGGTAGCAGCTGCAGCTGTGAGATGCATGAACCCCGACATCACGGTGATGGCGCACCAGAACCAGGTGGGGCCTGCCACAGAGCTGGTCTATGGGGCTGACTTCTTCAAGCAGCTGGATGGTGTTGCCAGTGCCCTGGACAACCTGGAGACTC GTGCCTACTTGGAGAGCCGCTGCCTCCGCTACCTCAAGCCACTGGTGGACTCAGGCATGGAGGGCACACAGGGGAACGTGCTTGCCATGGTGCCCCACCTGACTAAGGCACTGGGGCCtgccagtgaccctgtggacaaGACCTTCCCCCTTTGCACCCTGCGACACTTCCCCCGGACCATTGAGCACACGCTGCAG TGGGCCCGTGATGAGTTTGAGGGGCTCttcaggctgcctgcagagaATGTCAACCGGTTCCTGGC AGACCCAACTTTTCTGGAGCACCTGGAGGCACCAAAGGCTCTGGAGGTCCTGGAGCAAGTGTGGAGGAGCTTGCGGGAGAGGCCGCGGGACTGGCAGGACTGTGTGCACTGGGCCCGCCAGCATTGGCAGAGCTGCTACCACAACTCCATCTCCCAGCTGCTGCTCACCTTCCCCCCAGAGCAT GAAATCAGCCCAGGTGTCACTTTCTGGTCGGGGGACAGGAGGTGCCCCCATCCACTGACGTTTGACCCTGATAAT gacaccCACATGGCTTATGTCATGGCTGCCGCCCATCTCTTTGCTCAGACGCACAAGGTTTTGGCTTATGGTGACAGGGCAACTGCTCAGGAGAGCCTCCGCAACCTGGTCCTACCACCCTTCACACCCCAGGAGGGGCTCCAGATCCACATCACAGAGGAAAGGCAGGAGGTCCAGGAGACTGTGG ACCAAAGGCGGCTGGCGGAGCTCAGCCAGGAGCTGGCACGGTGGAGACGGGAGCTGGTAGAGGCTGAGGAGATGCAAATACCCGTCATGGAGCCCATCCACTTTGAGAAG GACAACAACTTCCATGTGGACTTTGTCACAGCCGCGTCCAACCTGCGTGCAGAGAACTACGGCATCCCCTGTGCCGACTGGCTCACG AGCAAGCGGATCGTCGGACGAATTGTGCCCGCCATTGTCACTACCACGATGGCCGTGGCCGGCCTGGCGTGCCTGGAGATCTACAAGCTGGTGTGGGGCTGCAAGGACCGCAGCTGCTACCGCAACAGCAACCTGTGTCTCTCTGACTCCCTGCTGTTCCGCATGCagcccctgccaccccccacctacAGG TATGGCCAGAAGGAGTGGAGCTGCTGGGACCGCCTGGAGGTGCAGGGGATCGGTGCCGATGGGCAGGAGATGACCGTGCAGGAGCTCCTGGACTGGCTGCAG AGAGTGCACGGACTGGCTGTGGCCATGCTCCTGCACGGCTACACCGTGCTCTACGACAGGGAGCAGGACGAGGAGACGCGggcccagcagcaggcacagag GCTGTCAGAGAGCCTGGAGGGTGCTggggagccgcggccccgggagCTGGAGCTGCAATATGTGTGTGAGGGAGAAGAGGATCAGGACGAGGACACCTGCCCCCCGCTCCTCTGCTACCTGCCCTGA
- the UBA7 gene encoding ubiquitin-like modifier-activating enzyme 7 isoform X2 has translation MAGAEPGAADEGLYSRQLYVLGRGAMERLAGATVLVVGLRGLGAEVAKALVLAGARSVTLHDVAAAGPADRASQFFLTDSDMGQNRAVASQRHLAELNSHVLVTAHTGELSESFLASFQVVVLTDSPLEEQLRIGDFCHGRSICFIVADVKGLAGQLFCDFGDHFVVHDPTDTNPVCASVQHISQGNPGIVTYASGEEGRGHLFCDGDMVTFSGVEGMTELNGREPCPVHVLDAFHLEIGDTSSFSPYRCGGLVWQVHLPQEHSYHSGHCLQEPLRKALVKPKIQVTNPEDLPRSRSLHMAFQALHAFRKEQGRLPLPRAQGDAERVLELARSLDEQQGPLDEDVVRAFASVSMGDLGPMAAFIGGLAAQEVLKAASGKFLPLDQWLYFDALECLALEGAAQLTEEDCAPRGSRYDGQIAVFGADFQERLGHQKYFVVGAGAIGCELLKNFAMMGLAAGTGGDITVTDMDTIARSNLHRQFLFRSADISKPKSEVAAAAVRCMNPDITVMAHQNQVGPATELVYGADFFKQLDGVASALDNLETRAYLESRCLRYLKPLVDSGMEGTQGNVLAMVPHLTKALGPASDPVDKTFPLCTLRHFPRTIEHTLQWARDEFEGLFRLPAENVNRFLADPTFLEHLEAPKALEVLEQVWRSLRERPRDWQDCVHWARQHWQSCYHNSISQLLLTFPPEHEISPGVTFWSGDRRCPHPLTFDPDNDTHMAYVMAAAHLFAQTHKVLAYGDRATAQESLRNLVLPPFTPQEGLQIHITEERQEVQETVDQRRLAELSQELARWRRELVEAEEMQIPVMEPIHFEKDNNFHVDFVTAASNLRAENYGIPCADWLTSKRIVGRIVPAIVTTTMAVAGLACLEIYKLVWGCKDRSCYRNSNLCLSDSLLFRMQPLPPPTYRYGQKEWSCWDRLEVQGIGADGQEMTVQELLDWLQRVHGLAVAMLLHGYTVLYDREQDEETRAQQQAQRLSESLEGAGEPRPRELELQYVCEGEEDQDEDTCPPLLCYLP, from the exons atggcgggcgcggagccgggcgccgccgaTGAGGGGCTGTACTCCCGGCAGCT CTACGTGCTGGGCCGCGGCGCCATGGAGCGGCTGGCAGGCGCCACCGTGCTGGTGGTGGGGCTGCGGGGCCTGGGGGCCGAGGTGGCCaaggccctggtgctggccggcgcCCGCTCCGTTACCCTGCACGACGTCGCCGCGGCTGGCCCCGCTGACCGGGCCTCGCAG TTCTTCCTCACGGATAGCGACATGGGCCAGAACCGGGCTGTGGCATCCCAGCGGCACCTCGCAGAGCTGAACTCCCATGTGTTGGTGACAGCCCACACAGGGGAGCTGTCGGAGAGCTTCCTCGCCTCCTTCCAG GTTGTGGTGCTGACTGACTCCCCACTGGAGGAACAACTCCGCATCGGTGACTTCTGCCATGGCCGGAGCATCTGCTTCATCGTGGCTGATGTGAAGGGGCTGGCAGG GCAGCTATTTTGTGATTTTGGGGATCACTTTGTTGTTCATGACCCAACAGACACCAACCCGGTTTGTGCCTCCGTGCAGCACATCTCCCAG GGCAACCCAGGAATTGTGACGTATGCGTCAGGAGAAGAGGGCCGTGGCCACCTTTTCTGTGATGGTGACATGGTGACCTTCTCAGGCGTGGAGGGCATGACTGAGCTGAATGGCCGGGAGCCCTGCCCTGTTCATGTGCTGG atgccttccacctggagatTGGTGACACAAGCTCGTTCTCGCCGTACCGCTGTGGGGGCCTAGTTTGGCAGGTGCATCTGCCCCAAGAGCACTCATAT CACTCGGGACACTGCCTGCAGGAGCCCCTGCGCAAGGCCCTGGTGAAGCCAAAGATTCAAGTGACAAATCCCGAAGACCTACCACGCAGCCGCAGCCTGCACATGGCTTTCCAGGCCCTGCATGCTTTCCGCAAGGAGCAGGGGCGCCTACCTCTGCCCAGGGCGCAG GGGGATGCTGAGCGGGTGCTGGAGCTGGCACGGAGCCTGGATGAGCAGCAAGGTCCCTTGGACGAGGATGTCGTGCGAGCCTTCGCTAGCGTGAGCATGGGGGACCTGGGTCCCATGGCTGCCTTCATTGGGGGCCTggcagcccaggaggtgctgaag GCTGCCTCGGGGAAATTCCTGCCGCTGGATCAATGGCTCTACTTCGATGCCTTGGAGTGCCTGGCCTTAGAGGGGGCTGCACAGCTGACAGAGGAGGACTGCGCCCCG AGGGGTTCTCGCTATGATGGCCAGATCGCTGTGTttggggctgacttccaggagagGCTGGGCCACCAGAAATACTTTGTG GTGGGAGCTGGTGCCATTGGCTGTGAGCTGCTGAAAAACTTTGCCATGATGGGGTTGGCTGCAGGGACAGGTGGGGACATCACGGTGACCGACATGGACACAATCGCACGTTCCAACCTCCATCGGCAGTTCCTCTTCCGCTCAGCAGATATATCG AAGCCGAAGTCAGAGGTAGCAGCTGCAGCTGTGAGATGCATGAACCCCGACATCACGGTGATGGCGCACCAGAACCAGGTGGGGCCTGCCACAGAGCTGGTCTATGGGGCTGACTTCTTCAAGCAGCTGGATGGTGTTGCCAGTGCCCTGGACAACCTGGAGACTC GTGCCTACTTGGAGAGCCGCTGCCTCCGCTACCTCAAGCCACTGGTGGACTCAGGCATGGAGGGCACACAGGGGAACGTGCTTGCCATGGTGCCCCACCTGACTAAGGCACTGGGGCCtgccagtgaccctgtggacaaGACCTTCCCCCTTTGCACCCTGCGACACTTCCCCCGGACCATTGAGCACACGCTGCAG TGGGCCCGTGATGAGTTTGAGGGGCTCttcaggctgcctgcagagaATGTCAACCGGTTCCTGGC AGACCCAACTTTTCTGGAGCACCTGGAGGCACCAAAGGCTCTGGAGGTCCTGGAGCAAGTGTGGAGGAGCTTGCGGGAGAGGCCGCGGGACTGGCAGGACTGTGTGCACTGGGCCCGCCAGCATTGGCAGAGCTGCTACCACAACTCCATCTCCCAGCTGCTGCTCACCTTCCCCCCAGAGCAT GAAATCAGCCCAGGTGTCACTTTCTGGTCGGGGGACAGGAGGTGCCCCCATCCACTGACGTTTGACCCTGATAAT gacaccCACATGGCTTATGTCATGGCTGCCGCCCATCTCTTTGCTCAGACGCACAAGGTTTTGGCTTATGGTGACAGGGCAACTGCTCAGGAGAGCCTCCGCAACCTGGTCCTACCACCCTTCACACCCCAGGAGGGGCTCCAGATCCACATCACAGAGGAAAGGCAGGAGGTCCAGGAGACTGTGG ACCAAAGGCGGCTGGCGGAGCTCAGCCAGGAGCTGGCACGGTGGAGACGGGAGCTGGTAGAGGCTGAGGAGATGCAAATACCCGTCATGGAGCCCATCCACTTTGAGAAG GACAACAACTTCCATGTGGACTTTGTCACAGCCGCGTCCAACCTGCGTGCAGAGAACTACGGCATCCCCTGTGCCGACTGGCTCACG AGCAAGCGGATCGTCGGACGAATTGTGCCCGCCATTGTCACTACCACGATGGCCGTGGCCGGCCTGGCGTGCCTGGAGATCTACAAGCTGGTGTGGGGCTGCAAGGACCGCAGCTGCTACCGCAACAGCAACCTGTGTCTCTCTGACTCCCTGCTGTTCCGCATGCagcccctgccaccccccacctacAGG TATGGCCAGAAGGAGTGGAGCTGCTGGGACCGCCTGGAGGTGCAGGGGATCGGTGCCGATGGGCAGGAGATGACCGTGCAGGAGCTCCTGGACTGGCTGCAG AGAGTGCACGGACTGGCTGTGGCCATGCTCCTGCACGGCTACACCGTGCTCTACGACAGGGAGCAGGACGAGGAGACGCGggcccagcagcaggcacagag GCTGTCAGAGAGCCTGGAGGGTGCTggggagccgcggccccgggagCTGGAGCTGCAATATGTGTGTGAGGGAGAAGAGGATCAGGACGAGGACACCTGCCCCCCGCTCCTCTGCTACCTGCCCTGA